One Chanodichthys erythropterus isolate Z2021 chromosome 10, ASM2448905v1, whole genome shotgun sequence DNA segment encodes these proteins:
- the LOC137028091 gene encoding leukotriene B4 receptor 1, which yields MSIHLLFNTTNSVTNNVTDIAVSTGAGRIIGALILCLFLPIGISGNLLIIWSILTQTGHRSITTLLILNLACADGSLMFLLPFFIVYLVKHSWIFTLPLCKILLYLCSTNMYASIFLITLMSLHRMVVVVWRKHAGVLRDRRALIQVLVGLWILALCVSVPNSVFWTTFRSENEPKFVACACKHSQPQDVILQHCLEILLGFLMPYGLIIGSYVCVLRRIRKTRFRRHIRSEKLILVIVITFGLTWLPFHIMNKVEVAGAFLPEDSPTKARLSQIWISFRGFTSTFTFISSSINPVLYTFAGKSYIKREGLAFMARLFESSGIESTRKIRQSQSNQEQEKKEEVDHLKDGI from the exons ATGTCAATCCACCTTCTATTCAACACCACCAACTCTGTAACAAACAATGTTACTGATATAGCCGTGAGTACTGGTGCTGGAAGGATCATAGGAGCTCTGATCCTCTGCCTTTTTTTACCTATTGGCATCTCTGGAAACCTCTTGATCATCTGGAGCATCCTGACTCAAACTGGCCACCGTTCCATCACCACCCTCCTGATTCTAAACCTAGCCTGCGCGGATGGATCCCTGATGTTTTTATTGCCctttttcattgtttatttGGTAAAACACAGCTGGATCTTTACCCTGCCACTGTGCAAGATTCTGTTGTACCTCTGCAGTACCAACATGTACGCTTCAATATTTTTGATAACGCTGATGAGTCTGCACAGGATGGTGGTTGTCGTGTGGCGGAAACATGCTGGTGTTCTGAGAGACCGGAGGGCACTCATTCAGGTGTTGGTGGGACTGTGGATtcttgctctctgtgtgtcagtaccGAATTCGGTTTTCTGGACCACTTTCAGGAGTGAGAACGAGCCAAAGTTTGTAGCGTGTGCTTGTAAACATTCACAGCCACAGGAT GTGATACTCCAGCACTGTTTGGAAATTCTGTTGGGTTTCTTGATGCCATATGGACTGATCATTGGCAGTTACGTGTGTGTCCTACGCAGAATTCGCAAGACCCGGTTTCGTAGGCACATCCGAAGTGAGAAACTCATCCTGGTAATTGTCATCACCTTTGGCCTGACCTGGCTGCCTTTCCACATCATGAATAAGGTGGAG GTGGCTGGTGCTTTTCTCCCAGAAGATTCCCCTACAAAAGCCAG ACTCAGTCAAATCTGGATATCTTTCCGGGGCTTCACCTCCACTTTCACCTTCATCAGCAGCTCTATAAACCCTGTTCTTTACACTTTTGCTGGAAAGTCCTACATTAAACGTGAGGGCCTGGCCTTCATGGCACGGCTGTTTGAGAGCTCAGGGATTGAGTCCACACGAAAGATCCGGCAGAGTCAGAGCAATCAAGAACAAGAGAAGAAAGAAGAGGTCGACCATCTCAAAGATGGAATCTGA